Below is a genomic region from Ziziphus jujuba cultivar Dongzao chromosome 7, ASM3175591v1.
CCCCGAAACAGAACACCAAATTCCCACTTCTCTGAGCTCGCTGCACCACTTCGATCGTTTTCGGCTTCGATATTACCAGTTCATTATCTTCCCGAACTTCGGTTTTGGATGTTGAAATAGTGGGATAAGTTGGATAAGTCGGATAAGTATCTACGACGTCGTCTGTGGTCGACATTGCTGGTTTCGAGGGACTTTTGGAGGAGGTTCGGTTGGTTCTGGAAATTGCCAAGAGACACAACAGAGCCGTAACCATTATGGAGACCCCAATTGAAACCCCGAGAATCAAACCGGTCTTCTTGTGCTTCTTCGAACTTGGCGGAGATACAATCAAACCTTGCGATGCGCTCTGTACAAGGGGTTGAGACGTGGGACTGGTTGTGTTTGGTGAATCGAAGAATGGGGTTCGCGAACTGCATGCTTTATCGAGAATCTCACCGCAAAGACCAGAATTCCACAAGAAAGAATTGGTACCGAACCGGGACAGAGTCGGCGTTGCCGGAATCGGACCGGTCAAGTTGTTTCCGGAAACATTGAAGATTAAAAGGAAAGACTGATTAAACGGCGGAAGAGTACCATTGAACCGGTTCGATTCCAGCCTCAAAGAGTTAAGCCGGTCCAAATAAGTTAGTCCAACCGGAATCGGACCGCTAAAGTTATCGTAAGAAAGGTCAAGGGTCCGAAGCCGATGGAGAAATAGGATCGAAGGCGGGAAAGCTCCATAGAAGAAGTTACGGCCAAGAAAAAGCGATTTAAGGTTGAAAAGACCGGAGAGATCAGGAACGGGACCAGAAAGCGAGTTGTTATTCAAACTCAGAACTCGGAGTTGGTCGAGACGAGTCAAGGTATCAGGAGGGAAAACGCCACGGAGGCCAAAGTCTTGGAGGGCAAGACGGACAACTCGTCCCTGAGCGCATTTCACGCCTTGCCATTGACAGTAATCGAAGCGCTCGTTGAGCGCGTAAAGGAGCTTGTTGTCGAGGTCGGCTTTGGACTTGAAGGAGAGAAGAGAAACGGCATCGGAGGGAAGGAAAACGTTGGAAGTCGGTGGAAACGACGTCGTCAGTGAAGGGAAAGCGACGGCGTCGGTGAGAGATAGTAAGAGAGGAAGGAAGAGAAGAGAACGTGGTAAGCCTAAGTGCATTGTGCAGTAGTGGAAGTGTTTGtcattctctttcttttcttattttttgggtCGCAAAAACACAGagagattgagagagagagagagagagagagagtgagtgagTGGAGAGAGTGACTCAAGTGAGAGTGAGAAAAGTATGAGAAATTTTTTgagagtttctttttttttgttgtgttttGCGGAGCAGCTGGCGATTAACTCAGATTCACGTGAAAGTGGGGAATGGCGACTAGAAGAAATTGTTGGCAACTGTTTTCTGCTTCTCTCTTCATCCCCACCATTACCTTTTCGCGCGTGTTTTAAaacttccttcttcttttttttaatttattatttatacattcttttttagttttatttattggttATGCGATTAGCAATAAAGGacgtatttatttaattaatcagtTTGAGTAATTagcttttgattatttattggtGGAAGGGAGATTAGATTGCGTCATCACACGCGACGTAAAAGTGCGTAACTCTCTCATGTCGTAATAACAACGAATCTCGATGCATTTATTGAAGAATTCGCTTTGACTTGTGAAGTTGGAGGGCCTTTTATTGGTCAAACTATTTTTGTTAACGTTGATGGCGCTTCTGCGTTCTTTTGTCACGTCCTCTTTGCCCTTTTTTCCTCtactttatcattttcattttattctttttttttttttttaatttttcaaattcaaatcttGTCCTCCTACTCAATTAGCACAAGTTTCTCTTTGTTCCATTGATTAAACTCTCTTGTTTCTTAAGGGaataaaaatagagagagagagagagagagagagaaatggtgAGTTTGAAGCTTAACTTGAGGTtggcaaaaaaataaacttgaaaATTGGCAATTTGGACCCACGAGGGCAAGCATGTTTCCAATATAGTTCGAGTGGAATCGTCAAAATTCTTGGAAGTAGTAGGCAGCTTTGCTGGATGAGTATGAGTTGCATTATTGATACagcaccttcttttttttcttttttataggcCTCCTCATAATTTTAGAggccatgaaaaaaaaaatttaattgatgtGAGACTTTAAGTGCACTTCAAGCCATATTTCAATTCAGCTTTCATTAGAGAGAAGACAAAATTAACACCATATGAATGGGTCACTACGAGTATACAGTTCAAGCAATCAAATTACACTTTTTGTTgtcaaacaattattttattttaaaggaaaaaaaaaaagaaaaagcaaataaagTCTAAGAAAAATTTTCCATCTTCACAATTATATACCAcgttaacattaataataaactaataattacTAAGAACTTAATCATAACAATTTAACTTCTTCCACATAACAATTATATCACGTTATGGCActagaatacaataataatcaAGATATACGTAATCATTTCAAAGATATTATAAAGtcttacaaaataatttttacttcATTATACTGTTTCGAACAACTAATTTTCAGTCgataaaaattttcatcaagGGATGATTAATTACCTCATCTATTCCTGATTTGGCAAGCAAAAACATGTCTTTCTTGGTTGCCAGCCACAGAAAACATTAGTATTGAACTATATGCTTGTAATTGAGCAATGTGGGACTTCCAATTTGTCTCTGCTACGTGGGAGTTTTTGGTGGGTTAAATGGTGTGGGAAGTGGgggtgcactgtggttgttggCTGTCGATTCTAGAtagattattttttctttttattatttcttcatcttttttggGAAAATGACATTCATCTGCAACATTTTCTAATCTTTACCACGCTAAAAATACGTGCCATTCTTAtcgtaaaagaaaattaaaataaaagagttttatttttatttttaaaccacAAAAAAGTGATTAATCTTAtacattctattttttttttttaactccgtTAATCAAATTTAATTGCCTAGTGATTGGTATCTTCTCCTTATTGCAAGAAAGGTCGTACAATGTCAATGTGGTTTTCCTTGGCAAACGATAATGGTGATTGGGCCACGAGGGTTTTAGACAAAATTGACTTAAAGCATAAAAAAAGGTAGGCTAGCTTTTATTTTCTAGTTCAAAAATGCATCAACTTTAGCCTAAAGCAAAGCAGGATTTAGTCCTTGTCATTGGTGTTTCGTTCATCTGGGCGCATGATGAGGGTTAATTAAGCTTgtgctttttcttattttgaccACGAAAAAGAATGGTGAGGAAAAAAGCAACAAATTGATtattttgcccaaaaaaaaaaaagaattgcgaTTATGCAAACCCTACCAACAAAACCCAGAACCCAAATGGATTTCTAAAAGCAGCCCAATAAAACTCCCTGAAGGTTTGCGAGGCCCATTTTTAACTTTCACACCCTGCCCTGGATACTCTGTTATCTCTTGGGTTTCAGAGTTGACGTTTGAACAGATAGGCATTATCAGACaaattttgtgtgtgtgtgtgtgtgtgtgtgtgtgtgtgtgcgcgtgcGTGTTTTCATTAGTCAGATGGTCTTAACTGAGTCTAGAATCTGACACGCTATGGCCTGTCCGCCTAGAAAATGTGATTatcaaatcaattaaaaaaagaaaattgcataATCATTAATGaacataataatataaacaattaaGATATGCTTTCAATACAATTGGTATAAAATGCAAGCTGTTTTTACTAAACAAACAATGATTAAGTTTGGTATAGACCAATAGCTCGCTCACTCATTGATTTCTATACTTGACAAATTAAGacttttttattacaaaaaaaaaaaaaaaattctaaacacAAAAGTGATTAAATTGATGCGCTGTGTCTCTTTACCTTCTTATATTTGTCTCATTAATtcttatcaattaattaattataacacACAAAGTTGGAATAAATTTCTATcaacttctttttaatttctttttcctttttcgttTTTTCGTCAAAATGGAATCTTTGGAAGGTGTATTGTCAGCTTTCAAAAGAGTGACCGCCTTGTTTAATAAAAGttgcataaataatatatttttaaaagaggTTACTTGAAAAGTGAAGCAGAATTGAAGAAGGAAAAGCGACTTGAGGCTTGTAATTAGTTATTGGGTCGCTACAGCAATTCCCTCCTCTACCTTCTCTCCACCAGCTCTACTCCAACAACtatctctatttttatttttttttcatttttattttttttttctattttgtttccaACCCCAAGTTGCCATTTTGGATCATTTTGACGGCACCCATAGGAATACACAAAGCtgtaaaatatttacaaaaagatGAAATGTCCCGTCTCCATTGCATGCAACCAAACTCCAACTACTTCCAATGTGGATCAAAAATGAATTAACTTTGAAAATGTGAAGAGGGTTATTGTGAGGTCGCCctcaagtttttttttgtttttttgttttttcaaattgtttcaTTTTTAGAGAGAAACTTTTATCTTTAAATGAAACCCTCTTTCCCATTTGGAATCTtcagagagaaaagagagagaaaaacataATTTACCCATTACACACTCTTTAGACCCTCCTCATCCaaattctctctttctctcttcttcatTCATTAATCTATCAACATGAAGAACAACAATGGTAACACAAAGCTAATTCTTCTCCATCCTTATATCCAAAAACAAGGAAGCTCCAATCGTCTTTGGCTTCTAGCTTTCATTTCTTTCTTCACTCTAGCTTTCCTTCTCACCCTCATCTACACAAGAGAGTCAACGGCCACCACAACCGCTGCCACCGCCTTAACCGCCACAGCCATCGGCACTTCCTCTAATTTCAACAACGGAGCATTGCCAACGACGGTTATCAATACTCTCCTCCATTACGCATCCAAATCAAACGACTCTTTCCACATGCCGTACGCCGAGCTCAAACCGATCTCGGACGTCCTTCGAAAATGCTCGTCTCCATGCAATCTGCTGGTTTTCGGCCTCACACACGAAACTCTTCTCTGGAAAGCTCTAAACCACAATGGCCGAACAGTTTTCATCGACGAGAATCGCTACTATGCGGCTTACATTGAAGAATTGCATCCGGAAATCGATGCATACGACGTCCATTACACGACGAAGATGAAGGAAGCGAAGGATCTCATGGCTACAGCAAAGGAACAGATAAGGAATGAATGCAGGCCAGTGCAGAACCTTTTGTTTTCTGAGTGCAAGCTCGGACTCAACGACTTGCCTAACCATGTCTATGAAGTGGATTGGGATGTGATCTTGGTCGATGGACCCCGAGGCGATTGGCCCGACGCACCCGGTCGTATATCGCCGATATTCACGGCCGGCGTGCTTGCGAGGAGCAAGAAAGGCGGGAATGCGAAAACGCATGTGTTCGTGCATGATTTCAGAGAGGGTTTGGAGAGGGTTTATGGGGATGAGTTCTTGTGCAGAGAGAATTTGGTTGAAGAGACTGACTTCCTTGGTCATTACGTTGTGGAGAAAATGGATGAGAATTGTTTTCAGTTCTGTCACAACAAGACGGAATCAGCaacaacttcttcttcttcttcttcatcttagTCGTCAATGTTTTTGCAAAAAAAGCAATAATCATCATAGTGGTAATGGGATTGGGGGTCTCAATGGCataaagaagtaaaaaaaaaacattggagTTATTTATGAtcgttttgttctttttagagaactatttctttttcttcttcttcttctttcttcttctttcttgtgTTGTGGACTGGAAGGGGcatgtaaaaaataattcttttttagcAAATTATTGCAAACTCTtgtataccaaaaaaaaatgaattgaaaATATTGATGAGTTTCAAAATTTCTTTTGGATGTGTATTTTTGAATCAGTGGAAGttggtaaagaaaaaaaacaaaaaagattaagGTCTTCATACTTGATCTTGACAATTGAGcaacaaacataaaatataaaaatgaggtccattaaaacaaattattcaaCTTAATGATTATTAGACATTATTATTGCCTGGATCTTCAAAGCTTTaggaataatatataattgatcACAAATTATTACTTGAAATTCGTTGCTTTATTACTTTGGCTTTGACtcgaatttattattttgtagattCTACCACAATCTTTCTTCTTTATGTTTTGGCAATTGCAAAGCCGCTATATATTCATTCTGCTGTATTTGTCTTGAAGCATGAAGtttataaattatagtaaattaaCTAAGATACTTGCTTTGTGAATCTGGTATACCAATTAACTAAGACACTTGCTTTGTGAATTTGGTATACCAAATGACtagttttatctttttatttacttttttttttttttctcctccctGAAACATCTTTTCAAGTTTAACAATATAGAGAAATATTTCTAAACTCTAAATTAAGCTTTTATCTATTAGGTATTGGGTAGGTAATCAtatggaaaaagaaagagattttGTCGGTTTGATCCTAAAATATACTGACTAGTACTCCACCAGTCAATTACCATTAAGACCACATAGAAGATATGACGTGTATGAGTAAGCTTGAAATTAATATCCATCGTATTCTTAATTTTACTTAAACTAAAGAGATAAATCCGAAAGAGAAAAAGAGCAGTCCAAGAGCGTAatggtaaaaaatatatagacaGTCTCTCGTGAGTCTAGTGCtggcaatttaaaattttacaaaaaagaaaataataataataataataataataataataaaagaaaataaaaatgggcCTTTTATATATGGTAAAAAGAGATATTACATATCACCATccactttattttttaaaatatatatttttaatttttaacatataaattgAATTTACCAAGATATTAACTGCAACCTAATTGACTTTATTTTTACAGTattattaaaagtaaaatttaaataaatttatgtacAAAGATATACATGGATGATTGAAAAGATAAGGGATATAAATGTAAATTCAGTCAACATTTTTATCCCAAATAGTATGttgatcatataaatatatttagtgcggttatcaaaaataaaataaaatctaatgtCCACGGCCTTCTTCGGCCAACTGAAAAAGACAGCACAACAGAAAGACAACTTAgtaattcataaaaatataaaatataaaataatgaccTAGTATTATTATAGCACTCATCTTTTTtcaaactaataaatatataaatcgatttgctcaaaaaaaaaaaaaaaatatatatatatatatatatagatattaggAATATATATCCATTTGCCCAAGAGAACCTATTAATTCGTGATCGAAATATTCATAGGAATATCTTAAATTACGAGGCTGTTACCCAATAAAATATTTCCTTCTACTATATACTCACATACATACATAGAGGGTTCTGCTATCCGGATTTTCAAATTTACAGATTAAAAATGTGTTAAAAATGTTGGGTATATTGTGGTCCGTTGGATCAAATTATGACACAGAGAAAATCAACATTTTTTCCACGAAAATCGTTACCCTTCAGGTTCTTACATCTTGTTTGCCCTCCTTCTTCTCTAGATTTTGGCATTTTGTATAAAATCAATGTAACAGGTGATTGATTCAGAGATGAGAAGAAAAGGTCTAACCATTAACCAAGTTCCTTCTACTCCCCTtgcaaaagccaaaaaaataaaaaataaaaataaaaaggcaccTACCTGACAGACTAAAACGGCCATGGACAAGGCTCGATCCAAGGGAGAGGAGTAAAGGAGATTGAAACGGACGCCCAgagaattcaagaagatggagaTGGCCCTGGCTTGGAGCTTCCCGTTGGGGTCAATGTGGCCTCTAGGCACCTCCCACCGACCAATTCAGGCCTTAGATTCAGCTAATACTCTCCATGGTTGATCAGATACACCTCCCATTCAACCGCATTATTTGCATTGAATATCATTTGGGGAGGAGGAGGTGGTGAAGGTGGGCCTAGAACGTTGTAAAGGTCCCACACCTTGATGGACTGCCCAGACATGGCATCCCCAGTGAGGAAAAGCTGAGGAGACAGCGACAATGTGGAAGCGTAGCACCGTAGCATCTCCAGCTCCTGCTCTAGCACCTTCTTCGCCAAATGCttttcggcttccctcctttttTCGCTGCCTTCTTCGCCatttttgtcttcttcttcctcctcctttttgtcttcttcttcattgtcTTGGGCCACTTATACCAATTGGGAATAATGGAGTTGGACCTAGCTAGCTCTTAATTGAATTTgaattgatgatgcatccaaaATTGAATTTGTTAATCATGGAATTACATGATCTCGTCCCTCAAACTCACATACACACTCTACATCTCAATTCAATTCCATTCCTCATATGAAAATGTAAACCCACCAACAAAacataacaacaacaacaaacatGAAAAATGGAAGTGGGCTCGGTTTTGGATGACTTCTAAAGCAGAAATTGCCTACTAAGATTGATAGATAGAGGTATTGATAAAGATTAGAACGTACACAGAGGTTCTATATATAATCTGTAATATGGTGGCCTGATTGAGTATTGACAGCTTCAGTCTTTCTTCTCCACCGgcgattgaaatttttttttttttattttatcaaactaTCTGACCTGTTGACTCAATCTAACGGACGACAATATGCCTAACATTTTTAACACATATTTAATCCATAAGTTTGAGAATCCGGACATACCTATAGTGGAATGGAACTCCTCTATAcacatattattgatttatgataAACAATATCAGTCTATCGGACGTTTATACACTCACCACGtgtctaataaaataaaataaaatacgaaTCACGATTTCGGATTCAAGAAGCAAAAACCGTTACTCAACCTTTTAGCGAAAGAGCTTAGCGATTATCTTTACCGAAAAACGATAAAAACTTAACAATTCACGATTTCCTCAATTCTAAAACTTTGTGCTCTCCAGTAGCTTGTTCTGTAGTGTAACATCGGACCGCTAGTGAGTGCGAGCATTATCACCGTCATGGCCACCGATTTCAAGTCCATTCCCATAATCGGTAAGGAAGCTCAGTTGCCTCGTCTCTTTGGCCGTACCCAGAACCCCCCATGTATGTACCAGTAATTGTGTTTCCATTTGTTTGCTTGGCATGCAGATATTGGTCCTCTATTGGCCAAGTGCGGTGATCCTAAAATGGCTCAAGACCCAGGTGTTTCTCAGGTCGTTAAACAATTAGATCAAGCTTGCAGGGAAGCTGGTTTCTTCTATGTGGTAGTACTTTTCGATTCCTTCCCTTGcttgtattttatttcttatacttttggttttaatttaatCCATGTAATCTAATTTAGTGATATATGAAGAAAAGATTTTGTCCTGGAAGAATCACTGTCTCCCCATTTCTCCATATCCTAGTCACTTttcgttttcttcttttttcttttgcaatttTGGAAAGACTCTTTTGCCAAAAATTTGAACAAAGGGAATTTTGCTTTGTGACTGACCAGAAGGGCCATGGTATTCCTGATTCTCTCATGAAAGAAGTTAAAAATTTGACTCGCAAATTTTTTCACCTTCCATATGAGGAAAAACTCAAGATCAAGATGACACCAGCCACTGGATACAGGTCCACAGGAATATAcacacatctatatatatagcttcAAACATATGCATTTTATAATTTCTCACCAGGATTTGGAACGGGGCTTTATTTTAAACTGGAGGCTAAATTCTGCATGCAGGGGATATCAGAGGATTGGAGAGAATATAACTAAGGGAGTACCAGATATTCATGAAGCTATTGATGTAGGTATCTTTGATTGTTGCTTTACAAAATACAAATGTTGATATATTTCTATGGCCAGATGCTTCATATGTATATAACGGTGACACCATCGTTATTCTTATAATATAAGCACAATATCATGCTATTTTTctgcttctttgttttttttttttcttatgccaACATTAGTGTTATTGtctttttttactttgtttaaTGATGGCAGTGCTATAGAGAGATTAAACCAGGGATGTATGGTGCTTTAGGCAAGCCTATGGAAGGATGTAACTTATGGTAATTATGCCATCCCCAAGTAACTCGCCAAGAGATTTTTCGTTAGGCAAACTATTTTTGTAAAGTAGGGATATCTGTTACTTTATTTATTATCCAAGGACTACATGCTTACATGTTATGGGAACTCGCATCATCATGAGGCAATTTAGATACCACCAACATTGAGATACTGTACAAATGCTTTTGTAATTGTTTTTCCTAACCTTAAGGACTTAAAATGGACTATCTGCAATATGTGTAAAAAGAAATGTTCTGCATTATGGTTAGGCACTTGAAATtatttcaacaccaaaaattccTTTTGTTCTTTCCAATGTAAACGCCCTAAAATACAGATGGCCATTTGATGATCTCAATATTTTTCAGTCCCAGTTCCTTGAACCTGGAAGTATAATTAATGTCAAAATTCCATAACATTGGTGTCAATTCCTAAATCCTCAAAAGCATAGTTCATATTGAAATATCAGTCTCTGTTCATTATTGCACTGTGGTCATTGTTAATCAACTTAAAATTTCCTGGATGTTAAACGGTGTCTTTTATATTTAACCATAAGTGCTTTCTTCTTGATGGCAATTTCTTGTTGATGGCAATTTGTTGCCGATGGCAATTTCTTGTTGATTCTCAATTAAGTGCTTtctcatttttgttttatttaggcCACTTGATCCTCCAAAGTTCAAGTTGTTGATGGAGGAGTATATCAGCCTTTGCACAGGCATGTTTCCCACAGTCGAACAAACTTCCTTCTGTTTCTTCCACTGTATCTTTTTCCGTCTTGTTCTGCTTACAATTTTTTCATTTCTGGTTTCTGTCAGACCTTTCAAGGAACATAATGCGTGGAATTGCATTAGCTTTGGGCGGGTCACCGTATGAATTTGAAGGTGAAAAAGCTGGGGACGCATTTTGGGTAATGCGTCTAATCGGTTACCCAGGCATATCCTCTGAAAATGCACAAGAGATGCCCAAAAATGACATTGGATGGTAATGCAGAAAAGCTGCGCTTTTTgcttttacttttcctttttatagCACTACAGCTTACTAGCTTCTTTTGTTCTTATCTTggggaaaaacaaacaaatatagtGGGGCTCACACAGATTATGGTAATGCTTCCTCATCTTAACTGTACAAAAAGGCTAAAGTAAAATCTAGTTAGTCAAATATCAGTtgtctaataaaaaattactgtatatcAGGTTTGTTGACATTGGTTAATCAGGATGAAGACACAACAGCACTCCAGGTACAAAACCATACTTCTTTTTGGAATCCGCACAACTTTACtaattaatagttttatttttatattctccAACGCATACCATCTGATTGGTAGCTAAAATTGCtaaaaagagggtaaaaaatATATCCAAGGCGCCAAGCCAGTTTTAgcaaatttcaataatattaaaagtaccactaaataaataaataaataaaaacctttttCTTTGAGCTTCCGCCAATACTGAATTGGATATGTTGTTAAAGGTTAGAAATCTGTCTGGGGAATGGATATCAGCTCCTCCTGTTCCTGGAACATTTGTTTGCAATATTGGTGACATGTTAAAGGTATTATAAATTCGTAGAACATTCAAATCTTGGTCACATCTGTACCACTTTTTGGAACCTGTGGGTTATAACGTGCATCTGGGATAATGCAGATTTACTCTAATGGTTTATATGAATCGACTTTGCATCAAGTTACCAACAATGCAGCAAAATATCGAGTGTCTGTTGCATATTTCTATGAGGTTGCCTATTTCTTCATTCATCccgttcttttttttattattaattatttatttattggaacATAGTTTCCCTTCTTTACCTTTTTGAATGGTCTTTTATAGCTTTGCCAACTCAATGCATTTTTCACTTTATTGGACAGACAAATTTTGATACAGCAGTAGAGCCATTGGATATTTGTATACAGAGGACGGGTGGAGCTAAGAAATTTGGGCGAGCTGTTTACGGAGAGCATTTAGCCAGCAAGGTTCTTACAAATTTCGTTTAGGAGCTCTTAATTTGTAtgttatttttccattaaatTATTATCAGATTGTACTCTGAAAGTCCACCTAGAATAATGAATTGCCATGTGTTAACGTTccgtttatttttatatagattCTCTGAATAACAGACATTCATTTTCAGTAATGAATTTGTACTCCGTTGCTATATATAAACAAGGGTACTTTTTAACTCAATAGACCAAACAAAGTAAGAATAACTAATGAGACCATATAGAATGAACTAAATAAAACACAAGCTGGAAAATTTAAACCAAAGATACGTAGAGATTACAGCAATCTTACGAGACATTTCAAAGATAATGAAAGTTAATTTCCAGGGAAACAATCATAATCCTCCCAAAGTAATACATCTACACCGTTTGTCATTTGTATGATGCCTAAAATCGAGGGTGACTGGTccacaaatttttttctcaatttatcttattttcttctttggcCTCAAAACTGAGCTATATATATCAGTAAAAGAATTATGCAGCATTTTAATCTGCTAGTACATGGGCATGTTAGTTAACACTATAGAACCTAAAACCGGATATTCAGACAGCAGTAACCTGTGTTATGATGACAGAAATATAAGTAAAAACCTGATCCCTGGTTCTGACCTTGAGGTGATTCAAATTCTAGGGACGAACAACTTGTTCTTCATATGATTGTATCAAGTTCCCGTAGCCAAGCCATCTGTTGAAACTCTTCGTATATGAGTGTCTTTATAGTAGAGTGGAATTCTTACATCCAGCTCCCTAAGTTGATCCACCAGACTGTAAAGAAACTCAAAAGTCAGTCTGGATTGTGCATTGAGATCCTCTCTTACATGTGGATGGAGCCTGAACCAATGCCCCAACATTTTGTGCACGTGAGCACGGATCATTCTCCATGGAACAGCGTATTGTTCACAATACTTCAAGTACTCCACCAATAGATCAGCTTGGTCCAGTTTCCTACCATTATTGCTTTCTTCATTCCCCACTGCCAATTCAGCAGTTTGGTATCCAGCAAAAAGAGCTGGGTTCTCAAGAAGAGACTCAGCAGAAAGCACCCCCTCAGCACCAGTGACTTCCAAACAGTTCTGAACATCATCCAGATGCCTTATGTTTCCATTGGCAAGCACAGGGATCCTGACAGAGTTTTTAACAGCCCTGATTGCATTCCAGTCAGCCCGAACTTTCTTCtggtctttttcttctcttgttcGGCCATGGACAGCTAAGAGAGAGCAACCAGCATCTTCAAGCATCCTTGCATAGTTGATTGTGTCCTGTAAATTTGGAAAGACACGGATTTTGCATGACACAGGAACCTGAAGGTTGAGGGCCAATTTTT
It encodes:
- the LOC107407010 gene encoding probable inactive receptor kinase At5g67200; this encodes MHLGLPRSLLFLPLLLSLTDAVAFPSLTTSFPPTSNVFLPSDAVSLLSFKSKADLDNKLLYALNERFDYCQWQGVKCAQGRVVRLALQDFGLRGVFPPDTLTRLDQLRVLSLNNNSLSGPVPDLSGLFNLKSLFLGRNFFYGAFPPSILFLHRLRTLDLSYDNFSGPIPVGLTYLDRLNSLRLESNRFNGTLPPFNQSFLLIFNVSGNNLTGPIPATPTLSRFGTNSFLWNSGLCGEILDKACSSRTPFFDSPNTTSPTSQPLVQSASQGLIVSPPSSKKHKKTGLILGVSIGVSIMVTALLCLLAISRTNRTSSKSPSKPAMSTTDDVVDTYPTYPTYPTISTSKTEVREDNELVISKPKTIEVVQRAQRSGNLVFCFGEAQLYSLEQLMRASAELLGRGSIGTTYKAVLDNQLIVTVKRLDAGKTAVTSSEAFERHMEAMGGLRHPNLVQLRAYFQAKGERLVIYEYQPNGSLYNLIHGSRSARAKPLHWTSCLKIAEDVAQGLAYIHQASRLIHGNLKSSNVLLGADFEACLTDFGLAILADSSANDDPDSAGYKAPETRKSSRRATSKSDVYSFGILLLELLTGKHPSQHPFLVPTEVPNWVRAMREDDAGEDNQLGMLTEVASICGLTSPEQRPAMWQVLKMIHEIKESVTRDDKSF
- the LOC107407008 gene encoding protein IRX15-LIKE — protein: MKNNNGNTKLILLHPYIQKQGSSNRLWLLAFISFFTLAFLLTLIYTRESTATTTAATALTATAIGTSSNFNNGALPTTVINTLLHYASKSNDSFHMPYAELKPISDVLRKCSSPCNLLVFGLTHETLLWKALNHNGRTVFIDENRYYAAYIEELHPEIDAYDVHYTTKMKEAKDLMATAKEQIRNECRPVQNLLFSECKLGLNDLPNHVYEVDWDVILVDGPRGDWPDAPGRISPIFTAGVLARSKKGGNAKTHVFVHDFREGLERVYGDEFLCRENLVEETDFLGHYVVEKMDENCFQFCHNKTESATTSSSSSSS
- the LOC107408242 gene encoding probable 2-oxoglutarate-dependent dioxygenase At3g50210 isoform X1 produces the protein MATDFKSIPIIDIGPLLAKCGDPKMAQDPGVSQVVKQLDQACREAGFFYVKGHGIPDSLMKEVKNLTRKFFHLPYEEKLKIKMTPATGYRGYQRIGENITKGVPDIHEAIDCYREIKPGMYGALGKPMEGCNLWPLDPPKFKLLMEEYISLCTDLSRNIMRGIALALGGSPYEFEGEKAGDAFWVMRLIGYPGISSENAQEMPKNDIGCGAHTDYGLLTLVNQDEDTTALQVRNLSGEWISAPPVPGTFVCNIGDMLKIYSNGLYESTLHQVTNNAAKYRVSVAYFYETNFDTAVEPLDICIQRTGGAKKFGRAVYGEHLASKVLTNFV
- the LOC107408242 gene encoding probable 2-oxoglutarate-dependent dioxygenase At3g50210 isoform X2, whose translation is MATDFKSIPIIDIGPLLAKCGDPKMAQDPGVSQVVKQLDQACREAGFFYVKGHGIPDSLMKEVKNLTRKFFHLPYEEKLKIKMTPATGYRGYQRIGENITKGVPDIHEAIDCYREIKPGMYGALGKPMEGCNLWPLDPPKFKLLMEEYISLCTDLSRNIMRGIALALGGSPYEFEGEKAGDAFWVMRLIGYPGISSENAQEMPKNDIGCGAHTDYGLLTLVNQDEDTTALQTNFDTAVEPLDICIQRTGGAKKFGRAVYGEHLASKVLTNFV